TATATTTCTCTTAAATGGTAAGTTGTTTATTAAAGGTAACTGTTTCGTTTGTTTCACTACAGTGGGTGTGTTAAAAAAAAAATCGGTTCCCCCTTTAGCTTCTAATCCTTGCAATAATTTTCTGATCTCTTTAACACGAGTTGAATCTTTAACGTTAATCGGAATAACTTCTAATCCACACTCCTCTTTCAATTCAAGAACTCTATCGGGAGATGGATTTGTCAAGATAATGTAATGCGTGTTATTAAAATGTGATTTGTAATCTTTAATCAATTGCTTAATGTATTGGTCCTCAAAAGAAAAACCGAGGAACAAAAATGTATTATTACCTAAAAGAGTCGAGAATAGATTTCTATACTTTTCTTGAGAGTAAACCTGCTCATATCCTTCCCTTGATAATACTATTGATCCAGTATTAGATAGGCTCCCGTGCAAGTGCCATATTCTTTTTTTTCTTTCAGTATTATGAAGTTCAGTTGACTTAACAGTTGCAATACTTAAATCTATTGGATGATATTTTTCCCCCTGAAGGTATTGATATAATAAGTCATCATAATTTGTGGTTAAAAATGTATTAAACTTCATTTCGCCAAGATCACTATAGTTATGATCTTCATAAGGTACCTCTGTTTTAACCATGTTTTCTATTATGTCTTTTACTTTTTCTTGAATTTCAAATTCCGAAAAATTCGTATACTTTTTAATGTTATCCACTGCACTCCAATAATCATGCATATCTAAGTCAAACTCGATAGAAGGTTGATATTTATCAGGTACCAAGCATAGTAACTTTTTTATTATGCCTTCCCAAGTTGGAATGTTGAATGGATATGATAAACCTGCACCAATGAACGGAATTAATTTACCTTCATTATAAAGTTTTTTCAGTTGTGCAATTTTATGATCTGACTGTGTTATTGTCATTTAAATGATCCCCTCTAATGAAATTTATGATATGAAATTCCAAAGATTTAGGTAGGTGAATATCTATATACATTCGATAAATAGCGCCAATTACCTACAATATTCCATCGTGCATATCCGACATAAAACGACAAAACCTCATATTTAAGTCGTAATCAATACATAGATTTGTCACTAGTAGGAAAAAAGTAGTAATGGTAAGATTATACACAGAACAAACGTTCCTACTAGAGGTGAATCAATGAAGCTATCTTACACTCCTACCCCTCTTGAAACTTGGATAAGCCACTTTTACAAACAACTTGGCATAAAAACACCTGAAGAACTAGATGAACATCGTATAGCAAGATCACTAGGCATCCATCTCTTTTACAAAGAGATTCCATCAATGGCATATGAATTCGGCCGCTTCAAAAGTATAACGATAGACAAACGACTCCCTTCTCTTGTGCAAAGGGAGCATTTTTATCATGAGCTTTGTCATATCCTTCGTCATTCAGGACGCCAGTTAATGATGCCTGCTGCCTTCCGTGAGTTACAGGAATGGGATGCAAGGAATTTCACAAGATACGCTGCCTTACCACTACATATGCTGAAGAACTATGATTATAAGCAGCCTGAAATATTAGATATCCTATCAGAGCAGTTTAAGGTTACACCGGAACTTTGTTCAGATAGATTGCTGAGAATCAAATCAAAATTGTCTTGCAACCCAATCCGATTCATCTCGTAACAAATCAAAAGGACAAATTAATATAGGAGGGAACCATGT
The window above is part of the Brevibacillus brevis NBRC 100599 genome. Proteins encoded here:
- a CDS encoding ImmA/IrrE family metallo-endopeptidase, whose amino-acid sequence is MKLSYTPTPLETWISHFYKQLGIKTPEELDEHRIARSLGIHLFYKEIPSMAYEFGRFKSITIDKRLPSLVQREHFYHELCHILRHSGRQLMMPAAFRELQEWDARNFTRYAALPLHMLKNYDYKQPEILDILSEQFKVTPELCSDRLLRIKSKLSCNPIRFIS